The proteins below are encoded in one region of Streptomyces spinoverrucosus:
- a CDS encoding ABC transporter substrate-binding protein, which yields MNDSRRRRSAAASCLAVTGALLAAGCGGEASSSTTESSALKGTPVKVMVWNPEDTQGSAQPGVRATAQAYEKWINANGGIKGAPLKVLTCNEKNDPAEAEKCAQQAVAEKVVAVVGSYSLAGDRYMPILQKAGIPYIGGTGVSAAEFSNPLSFPVNGGTPTVFAAHGRQLVEEGCEKISGVRYDVAAAAIVAQFLTLGATSAGGAAPKDLKVPVTATDLAPQVAAATKDSDCVSVILGTHSDLFVKSYVQSGAKTELGSVVGNLTPELAETTGGSGSPLEGAAITGYYPPVSDQAWKAFVEAADGTDIDTSNGANETTWVAFTVFTEAAKTLPTISSKALVQELNTTSGIDTGGLTPPLTWKGSAALPMKGLNRIHNTTATELTIRDGKIEWAKEGSTFVDVRKVLTSAG from the coding sequence ATGAACGACTCACGCCGACGCAGAAGTGCCGCAGCGAGTTGTCTCGCGGTGACCGGAGCCCTGCTGGCCGCCGGATGCGGGGGAGAGGCGTCCAGCAGCACGACGGAGAGCTCCGCCCTGAAAGGCACTCCGGTCAAGGTGATGGTCTGGAACCCCGAGGACACCCAGGGCAGCGCCCAGCCCGGCGTCCGGGCGACCGCCCAGGCCTACGAGAAGTGGATCAACGCCAACGGCGGGATCAAGGGCGCCCCGCTGAAGGTGCTCACCTGCAACGAGAAGAACGACCCCGCCGAGGCGGAGAAGTGCGCGCAGCAGGCGGTCGCCGAGAAGGTGGTCGCGGTGGTGGGCTCGTACAGCCTCGCCGGTGACCGCTACATGCCCATCCTGCAGAAGGCCGGCATCCCGTACATCGGCGGCACCGGCGTCTCCGCCGCGGAGTTCTCCAACCCGCTGTCCTTCCCGGTCAACGGCGGCACTCCGACGGTGTTCGCGGCACACGGGCGGCAATTGGTGGAGGAGGGCTGCGAGAAGATCTCCGGGGTGCGGTACGACGTGGCCGCCGCCGCCATCGTCGCCCAGTTCCTCACCCTCGGCGCGACGTCCGCAGGCGGGGCCGCGCCCAAGGACCTCAAGGTGCCGGTCACGGCCACCGACCTGGCCCCTCAGGTCGCCGCCGCGACCAAGGACAGCGACTGCGTGAGCGTCATCCTGGGCACGCACTCCGACCTGTTCGTGAAGTCCTACGTCCAGTCCGGCGCGAAGACCGAACTCGGCAGCGTCGTCGGCAACCTCACCCCGGAACTGGCCGAGACCACGGGTGGCAGCGGCAGCCCGCTGGAGGGCGCCGCGATCACCGGCTACTACCCGCCGGTCTCCGACCAGGCATGGAAGGCCTTCGTCGAGGCCGCCGACGGCACGGACATCGACACCAGCAACGGCGCGAACGAGACGACGTGGGTGGCCTTCACGGTCTTCACCGAAGCGGCCAAGACGCTGCCGACGATCTCGTCCAAGGCGCTCGTCCAGGAGCTGAACACCACCTCGGGCATCGACACCGGCGGTCTGACTCCGCCCCTGACCTGGAAGGGTTCGGCGGCCCTGCCCATGAAGGGGCTGAACCGCATCCACAACACGACCGCCACCGAACTCACCATCCGGGACGGGAAGATCGAGTGGGCGAAGGAGGGATCGACCTTCGTCGACGTCCGCAAGGTGCTGACGTCGGCCGGCTGA